In a single window of the Antedon mediterranea chromosome 1, ecAntMedi1.1, whole genome shotgun sequence genome:
- the LOC140062136 gene encoding ADP-ribosylation factor-like protein 6-interacting protein 1, translating to MATERLMDGEINKDTEITAVEQMLHDWRFILLHVDRWMKWEKDSYPAIMTGCVSALFFIIWYLEPTILTTVSLLGMMICLTDYFLPRVFSKFVRTGEWTANNQQQYQQICISIVNTKNKATRFTTDLKDMKTKKPKQYFVLVMVVLGIIAFIGNAVPNFFLTYLFVLFTVLLPGLSHHGILYKYYSMAVKQVLDVIKKNKKKD from the exons ATGGCAACCGAAAGACTGATGGATGGTGAAATAAACAAG GATACAGAAATAACGGCAGTAGAACAGATGCTGCATGATTGGAGATTTATATTGCTACACGTAGACAGATGGATGAAATGGGAAAAGGACTCGTACCCAGCCATCATGACAGGATGCGTCAGTGCACTATTTTT TATAATTTGGTATCTAGAGCCCACAATTCTGACTACTGTATCTTTACTTGGAATGATGATATGTCTCACTGATTATTTCTTGCCAAGAGTTTTCTCGAAGTTTGTTCGCACAGGAGAATG GACGGCTAACAACCAGCAACAGTATCAACAGATTTGCATCAGTAttgtaaatacaaaaaataaagcAACACGATTTACAACAGACTTAAAagatatgaaaacaaaaaaacctAAACAG TATTTTGTTCTTGTGATGGTTGTTCTTGGTATAATTGCTTTTATTGGCAATGCAGTTCCAAACTTTTTTCTCACATACTTATTtg tattatttacgGTGCTATTGCCAGGATTAAGCCACCATGGTATCCTGTATAAATACTACAGCATGGCAGTAAAACAGGTTCTTGATGTTATcaaaaagaacaagaaaaaaGACTAA
- the LOC140062144 gene encoding BTB/POZ domain-containing protein KCTD5-like, translated as MASNGEINLPSETQNDVKMQECTGNELTNGFENTLSKWVKLNVGGTYFLTTRTTLCRDPRSFLARLCQEDPDLKSDKDETGAYLIDRDPTYFGPILNYLRHGKLVINKDLADEGVLEEAEFYSVTSLIKLLKQRILDKETRNSTGPRKHVYRVIQCQEEELTQMLSTMSDGWRFEQLVNIGTQYIYGSEDQTEFMCVVSKDISNSNGYSTFQQPEKTKCFEDRTTRMRDIRS; from the exons ATGGCGTCGAATGGTGAAATAAATCTGCCAAGTGAAACTCAAAACGATGTTAAAATGCAAGAATGTACAGGGAATGAACTAACAAATGGGTTTGAAAACACACTATCAAAGTGGGTAAAGTTAAATGTAGGTGGAACCTATTTTCTAACAACAAGAACGACACTCTGTAGAGATCCTCGTTCATTCTTGGCCCGACTGTGTCAAGAAGATCCAGATTTGAAGTCGGATAAG GACGAAACGGGTGCATATTTAATTGATAGGGATCCCACATACTTTGGGCCAATATTGAATTATCTACGGCACGGCAAGTTGGTAATAAACAAAGACTTGGCAGATGAGg GTGTTTTAGAAGAAGCAGAATTTTATAGTGTAACTTCTTTAATCAAGTTATTAAAACAAAGGATTTTAGATAAAGAAACAAGGAATAGCACA GGTCCTAGGAAGCATGTTTATAGAGTGATACAATGCCAAGAAGAAGAACTAACGCAGATGTTATCAACAATGTCAGATGGTTGGAGGTTTGAACAG CTTGTCAATATAGGTACTCAATATATTTATGGAAGTGAAGATCAAACAGAGTTTATGTGTGTGGTGTCCAAGGATATTAGTAACAGTAATGGCTATAGCACATTTCAACAACCTGAAAAAACCAAG tGCTTTGAAGACAGAACAACAAGAATGCGAGATATTCGCTCATAG